One Rhodobacter sp. CZR27 DNA segment encodes these proteins:
- a CDS encoding ATP-binding protein: MTEALATRVLRSSSLRLAARLALIFIVATLLAGLVSVPLLTGALKERLRADARQMAESLAATWQVAGLVDLHAQIATNIATTRDFANLYLFIDNSGRIVFGNFNVPRPFTGPRELVSGRDMILPGRNAPEGLGFSAYGLRIPAGFVITARQTSALDEVQAIVRRSVASGLALAILLAVGVAGFLALRAERRIARLSDVLTRAAGGDLSQRVRDGGTDDIGRIAEAVNATLDQLELTVESLRQVSSDVAHDLRTPITRLRTSLEPLMLREDLPEDALGQIGSAVAQADRIVRIFNAVLRIAQIEGGGARPRFASLDLGQLASDLHEMLEPVAEELGHHLAVEAGPVTVQGDRDLLAQAIANLVENAFRHCPPPARIALAVRREGAEAVLTVTDNGPGIPEAERAAVFRRFYRLERSRNTEGSGLGLSLVAAVLRLHGGRVELADAEPGLRVTLHLPVSAG, encoded by the coding sequence ATGACGGAGGCGCTGGCCACGCGGGTTCTGCGGTCGTCGTCGCTGCGGCTGGCGGCGCGGCTGGCGCTGATCTTCATCGTCGCGACGCTGCTCGCCGGGCTGGTCTCGGTGCCGCTGCTGACCGGCGCGCTGAAGGAGCGGCTGCGCGCCGACGCCCGGCAGATGGCCGAGTCGCTGGCGGCCACGTGGCAGGTGGCGGGCCTCGTGGACCTGCATGCCCAGATCGCGACCAACATCGCCACCACCCGAGACTTCGCCAACCTCTACCTGTTCATCGACAATTCGGGCCGGATCGTCTTCGGCAACTTCAACGTGCCGCGCCCCTTCACGGGCCCGCGCGAACTCGTGTCGGGGCGCGACATGATCCTGCCGGGGCGCAATGCGCCCGAGGGGCTGGGCTTCTCGGCCTATGGCCTGCGCATCCCCGCGGGCTTCGTCATCACGGCGCGGCAGACCTCGGCGCTGGACGAGGTGCAGGCCATCGTGCGGCGCTCCGTGGCGTCGGGGCTGGCGCTGGCGATCCTGCTGGCCGTGGGCGTGGCGGGGTTCCTCGCGCTTCGGGCCGAGAGGCGGATCGCGCGGCTGTCGGACGTGCTGACACGGGCCGCGGGGGGCGATCTGTCCCAGCGCGTGCGCGATGGCGGCACGGACGACATCGGCCGCATCGCCGAGGCGGTCAACGCGACGCTCGACCAGCTGGAACTGACGGTCGAGAGCCTGCGCCAGGTCTCCTCGGACGTGGCACACGACCTGCGCACCCCGATCACGCGGCTGCGCACCAGCCTTGAGCCGCTGATGCTGCGCGAGGATCTGCCCGAGGACGCACTGGGGCAGATCGGCTCGGCGGTGGCGCAGGCCGACCGGATCGTGCGGATCTTCAACGCCGTGCTGCGGATCGCCCAGATCGAGGGCGGCGGCGCACGTCCCCGCTTTGCCAGCCTCGACCTCGGCCAGCTCGCGTCAGACCTGCACGAGATGCTGGAGCCGGTGGCCGAGGAACTGGGCCATCACCTTGCCGTCGAGGCCGGGCCGGTGACGGTGCAGGGCGACCGCGACCTGCTGGCGCAGGCGATCGCGAACCTTGTCGAGAACGCCTTCCGCCACTGCCCGCCGCCGGCGCGGATCGCGCTGGCCGTCCGCCGGGAAGGCGCCGAGGCGGTGCTGACGGTGACCGACAACGGCCCCGGCATCCCCGAAGCCGAGCGGGCCGCCGTGTTCCGCCGCTTCTACCGGCTGGAGCGCAGCCGCAACACCGAGGGCAGCGGCCTCGGCCTCAGCCTCGTCGCGGCCGTGCTGCGCCTGCACGGCGGCCGGGTGGAGCTTGCGGACGCGGAACCGGGGCTCCGCGTCACGCTGCATCTGCCGGTCAGCGCCGGGTGA